The sequence below is a genomic window from Bacteroidota bacterium.
GGTGGACTTCCGCAACGCGCTTTTCCGGTCATGGAACAGGATCACGGAAGGAGATGGTTATGAGGTTACATCTATACCTGCACTGAGGTCAACACTTTTTCCTGTCTGACCGCCCGCACCTGCGTGTCGATCCACCGGTATGTGTGTTCAATTCCTTCCCTCAGCTTCATGGTGGGTTCCCAGCCCAGTTTTTCGCGGATGAGCCTGTTATCCGAGTTCCGGCCCCGGACTCCCAACGGACCGGGGATGTGCTTCACCGACAACTTCTTACCGGCGATCTCCATTGCAAGCTCGGCAAGGCGGTTAATCGTGACCATCTCTTCCGACCCGATATTGACGGGGCCAATGAATTCAGAATTGACGAGTCTCCTGACAGCTTCCAGGCATTCATCGATGTAGAGGAAGGACCGCGTTTGCTTACCGTCTCCCCAGATCTCGATCTCGCCGCCGGCAGGAGCTTCCGCGACTTTTCTGCAGATGGCCGCTGGCGCTTTTTCGCGCCCCCCTGTCCAGGTGCCTTCAGGTCCGAATATGTTGTGAAATCTTGCAATCCTTACCTGCATCCCGTAGTTGCGTTGATAGGAGAGGTAGAGGCGTTCGCTGAACAGCTTCTCCCAACCGTATTCGCTATCGGGTGCGGCCGGGTAGGCCGAGTCTTCCGAACACTTTGGATTGTCTGGATCTTCCTGGTTGTACGCAGGATACATACAGGCCGATGAGGAGTAGAATATTTTTTTCACCTTGGCGATCTGGCAGCGTTGAGCCATATTGAGATTGATGCTCCCGGAGTTGTGCATCACCTCGGCGTCGTGCTCGCCGGTGAAGATGTAACCGGCCCCACCCATGTCCGCGGCAAGTTGATACACTTCGTCGAATGGCTGATCGACCACTTCCTTGCAGAGCGCCTGGTCCGTGAGATCCCCTTTGACGAATTCGGCGGCCGCCGTGGGGGAGTATTCCGGGTCCTTGAGGTCAACCCCACGGACCCAAAATCCTTCCTTTGTGAGCCTCTTGACAAGATGGCTGCCGATGAATCCACCGGCACCGCATACGAGGGCTGATTTGGTTCGGGACATAATACGGCTTCCTGGCTAGTGAATACAGGGGATAGGGTGTCAGATAGTATACCAATTTTTCGTGTAAAAAAAAAGCGCTCCGCGGAAGTGGATTCAGCCACGGAAGCTGTGTAATGCTTCCGCAAAAAGCGACTTTCCAACGCCCGTCGGGTCCGGGGGGCAGGGGGGAGTATCGGCTTACCGTTTAACTGCGATGCAAATTAGTTCGGTCCCGGATAATTGATCATGGAGTTTTCTCATTTCGGCCCTATCGACGTGTTTCAATATTTCCTCTTCACCGTAGTGGCCCTCGACCGTGAAGAGCTCGACGACGTCGAATCCGTGCGATTGAATTAAGTTCCGAAGAACATAGGGCGTAAAGTGCGAGTAGTGGTCTTCCGGGGTCAACCATTTCCATTTCGGGCCCAACTTTTTCGAGAGATAGCTGTCAAAGTTCGGAACGATGCAGAGAAAGGCACCGCCTGATTTT
It includes:
- a CDS encoding NAD-dependent epimerase/dehydratase family protein; the encoded protein is MSRTKSALVCGAGGFIGSHLVKRLTKEGFWVRGVDLKDPEYSPTAAAEFVKGDLTDQALCKEVVDQPFDEVYQLAADMGGAGYIFTGEHDAEVMHNSGSINLNMAQRCQIAKVKKIFYSSSACMYPAYNQEDPDNPKCSEDSAYPAAPDSEYGWEKLFSERLYLSYQRNYGMQVRIARFHNIFGPEGTWTGGREKAPAAICRKVAEAPAGGEIEIWGDGKQTRSFLYIDECLEAVRRLVNSEFIGPVNIGSEEMVTINRLAELAMEIAGKKLSVKHIPGPLGVRGRNSDNRLIREKLGWEPTMKLREGIEHTYRWIDTQVRAVRQEKVLTSVQV